The sequence GGAGCGGCAGGCCAAGGTGGGCAAGGCGGGGCTGGCGGTGGCCATCGCCATCGCTTGCTCGCTGTTCGCGGCCTTTGGCCATTCCATGCGCGTCGACGCGCAGTCCGCGACGCTGCAGAAGCTGGACGCGGCAGGTCAGCTCGCTTCGATGAGCGACCGGGCCATCGAGGACGAGACGCGCAATGCCGAGCGCCTGTTCCAGGTGATGCGCGTCGCCTGGGGAGCGCTGGAGACGCCCGTCTTCCTTCTGCTCGGCGCGCTCGCCGTGGTCGTCCTGGTGTGGTTCCTGCGGGGCAAGGTGAAGGGGCGGGGAGTATTCCCTGTCGCGGCAGCTGTTCTTCTCCCCGGCGCCATCGCCAACCTGCTCGACGGCATCACGGCGCTACGCCAGGAGTCCCTGCCCGCGGGCCCAGCCGTCCTGACTCCGCGGAACGTCAGCGCGGTCCTTGCGGCCCTCGGGCACACGCTGTCGGGCGCCGCCCTGAAGCTCGGCAATGCAATCGACTTCTTCTCGCTCTGGGCCGCGGTCATGATGGCGTTTGGCGTGGCGGCGGTGGGGGACGTGTCCGCGAAGCGCGCGCTGATCGGGACGCTCGCCGCCTGGCTCTGTCTTCGGCTGGTCGTCAGCGTCGCAATGGGGGGATAGCGGTGGTCCGCGGATTCATCTTTGCAATGATTGTCTCGGCCGCTGCGGTGGCGCAGCCTCCTCCTCTCACCCTGGACGACGCGGTGAAGCTCGCGCTGCAGCGCAATTCGGATCTGCAGCGCCAGATCCTGCTCACCCTCTCGGCCGAGCAAGACCGCGTCATCGCCCGCTCCGCCGTCCTGCCCCGTCTTGACTTCAACGCGTCCGTCGGACGGACGCGACAGGGCGCCGGCGACGTCGTCGTCTCCGGCGTGTCTTTTCCGCAGTCGGCCTCGAACTTCAGCAGCGGCAGCGCCGGTCTCAATCTCCGCCAGTTGATCTTCGACGGCGGCAAGTGGTGGAACAACGTCTCGGCCGCCAACCTCGCCTTCGACGCCAACGTGGCGCAAGTCGATGAGCAGCGGCTGCAGATTACCTACCTGGTCGAGCAGCGCTTCTACGAGTTGGTGCGCGCACAGCGACAATTGCTGGTGCTGTCCGACGCGGCGAAGCGCAGCCGCGACCAGGCCGATTACACGCAGCGCCTGTTCGAG comes from Deltaproteobacteria bacterium and encodes:
- a CDS encoding signal peptidase II, whose translation is MIVSSEAELPQPTRAAPPALVALVAPDSGMERQAKVGKAGLAVAIAIACSLFAAFGHSMRVDAQSATLQKLDAAGQLASMSDRAIEDETRNAERLFQVMRVAWGALETPVFLLLGALAVVVLVWFLRGKVKGRGVFPVAAAVLLPGAIANLLDGITALRQESLPAGPAVLTPRNVSAVLAALGHTLSGAALKLGNAIDFFSLWAAVMMAFGVAAVGDVSAKRALIGTLAAWLCLRLVVSVAMGG